From one Macrobrachium rosenbergii isolate ZJJX-2024 chromosome 52, ASM4041242v1, whole genome shotgun sequence genomic stretch:
- the LOC136833832 gene encoding uncharacterized protein yields MENKSSNSNTDPPPYFTHVRAKPKPIHDDVNEDIGVKRLLEKSLIMINRADSCLGYYDVTLRDGTSGTIVRTAPDTLFSVYSCSSSPSPSPSPLLLLPPPPPPPPPPPLQPPPAPRIGNENQCIISDKKELDKSTLHPVNKVSGVVSPGAQRPGGRHHLIDIHGLAIFLRQSTRCLSCKGACCLYVTGAISAQLGAITKVKITCQDCNYTASQSLLRPSQLPDDMGTSQFMLSSETPTSTPPSKTPSPHHPTSPMELLTTPDTNSHVLGKDAKDNKKNVGKYLSNCGNICGDASCCPMMQKLPVSCI; encoded by the exons ATGGAGAATAAAAGTAGCAACAGTAATACTGATCCTCCTCCTTATTTTACTCACGTCAGAGCAAAACCGAAACCCATCCATGATGACGTGAATGAAGATATTGGGGTGAAAAGGCTACTGGAAAAATCTTTAATAATGATCAATAGGGCCGACTCTTGTCTTGGCTACTACGATGTAACTCTCAGGGATGGCACATCAGGCACCATCGTCAGAACAGCTCCAGATACCCTG TTCTCTGTCTATTCCtgttcttcctccccctccccctccccctctcccctcctcctcctcccccctcctcctcctcctcctcctcctccaccactacAGCCACCTCCTGCACCTCGGATAGGCAATGAAAATCAGTGCATCATCAGTGATAAAAAAGAACTAGATAAAAGTACTTTACATCCAGTGAACAAAGTAAGTGGTGTCGTATCCCCTGGAGCCCAGAGACCTGGAGGACGACATCACCTCATTGACATACATGGTCTGGCCATCTTTCTCCGTCAGTCTACGCGTTGCCTCTCATGTAAGGGTGCATGCTGCCTCTACGTCACAGGAGCTATATCAGCACAGCTTGGAGCAATCACCAAG GTCAAGATAACATGTCAAGACTGTAACTACACTGCATCACAATCTCTACTACGACCAAGTCAGCTGCCAGACGATATGGGCACATCTCAGTTCATGCTATCATCTGAGACACCTACATCCACGCCACCTTCTAAAACCCCTAGTCCCCACCACCCTACATCTCCAATGGAACTTCTTACTACACCTGATACCAATTCACACGTTCTGGGCAAGGACGCTAAAGACAACAAGAAGAACGTTGGGAAAT ATCTGAGCAACTGTGGAAACATCTGCGGTGATGCTTCATGCTGTCCAATGATGCAGAAACTTCCTGTGTCCTGTATTTAA